One genomic window of Cupriavidus oxalaticus includes the following:
- the rplT gene encoding 50S ribosomal protein L20: MPRVKRGVTARARHKKVIDAAKGYRGRRNNVYRIAKQAVMRAGQYAYRDRRNKKRVFRALWIARINAATREHGMTYSVFMNGLKKASIELDRKVLSDMAIHDKPAFAAIVNQVKATVA; the protein is encoded by the coding sequence ATGCCTCGAGTAAAGCGTGGGGTCACTGCACGGGCCCGTCACAAGAAAGTCATCGACGCTGCCAAGGGTTACCGCGGCCGTCGCAATAATGTCTATCGCATCGCCAAGCAGGCGGTCATGCGTGCTGGCCAGTACGCGTACCGCGATCGCCGCAACAAGAAGCGCGTGTTCCGCGCCCTGTGGATTGCGCGTATCAATGCCGCGACGCGTGAGCATGGCATGACCTACAGCGTGTTCATGAACGGTCTGAAGAAGGCCTCGATTGAACTGGACCGCAAGGTGCTGTCGGACATGGCTATTCACGACAAGCCTGCCTTTGCCGCCATCGTCAACCAGGTGAAAGCCACCGTTGCCTGA
- the infC gene encoding translation initiation factor IF-3 yields MATDKGHRINREISAPELRLVGVDNEQLGIVKFMDALRLAEDKDLDLVEIAPNATPPVARIMDYGKFKYEEAKRAHEAKLKQKIIQVKEVKFRPGTDDGDYNVKLRNLKRFLEDGDKTKITLRFRGREMAHQEIGARMLERLKADLEEIGQVEQMPKMEGRQMVMVLAPKKKK; encoded by the coding sequence ATCGCTACGGACAAAGGTCATCGCATCAACCGGGAAATCAGCGCGCCTGAATTGCGCCTGGTAGGGGTTGATAACGAGCAGCTCGGCATCGTCAAGTTCATGGACGCTCTGCGGCTGGCTGAGGACAAGGACTTGGACCTGGTGGAGATCGCCCCCAACGCGACTCCGCCCGTCGCCCGGATCATGGATTACGGGAAGTTCAAGTACGAGGAAGCCAAGCGCGCCCACGAGGCCAAGCTGAAGCAGAAAATCATCCAGGTCAAGGAAGTCAAGTTCCGGCCGGGTACGGATGATGGCGACTACAACGTCAAGCTGCGCAACCTGAAGCGCTTCCTGGAAGATGGCGACAAGACCAAGATCACGCTGCGGTTCCGTGGTCGCGAGATGGCCCACCAGGAAATCGGCGCGCGCATGCTCGAACGCCTGAAGGCGGATCTGGAAGAGATCGGCCAGGTCGAGCAGATGCCGAAGATGGAAGGGCGCCAGATGGTGATGGTGCTCGCCCCCAAGAAGAAGAAGTAA
- the thrS gene encoding threonine--tRNA ligase: protein MIAITLPDGSRREFPGPVTVAEVAQSIGSGLAKAALAGKVDGKLVDTSYKIEDDAQLAIVTDKDADGVDVIRHSTAHLLAYAVKELYPEAQVTIGPVIENGFYYDFAYKRPFTPEDLAAIEKKMTELSRKDEKVTREVWNRDEAVALFESMGEKYKAEIIASIPADQEIGLYREGNFVDLCRGPHVPSTGKLKVFKLMKVAGAYWRGDSSNEMLQRVYGTAWARKEDQEAYLHMLEEAEKRDHRKLGKTLDLFHLQEEAPGMVFWHPKGWQVWQAVEQYMRGRLGDAGYDEVRTPQVMDRSLWEKSGHWQNYKENMFVTESEKHDYAIKPMNCPGHVQIFNHGLRSYRDLPLRLAEFGACHRNEPSGALHGLMRVRGFVQDDAHIFCTEEQIVAEAKAFNELAFSVYDDFGFKNVSVKLSLRPDQRAGSDEVWDHAEEGLRLALRACGVEWEELPGEGAFYGPKVEYHIKDAIGRSWQCGTLQLDLVLPERLGAEYVSEDNSRKRPVMLHRAILGSFERFLGILLENHAGALPAWLAPDQVVVMNIADSQAEYAENVVQLLQKQGFRAKADLRNEKITYKIREHSLQKVPYLLVVGDKERDANQVAVRARGNVDLGVMPVSAFVERLQHDVASKA from the coding sequence ATGATCGCAATCACGCTGCCGGATGGGTCCCGCCGCGAGTTTCCGGGCCCGGTGACGGTTGCCGAAGTGGCGCAGAGCATCGGCTCCGGCCTGGCCAAGGCCGCGCTGGCCGGCAAGGTGGACGGCAAGCTGGTCGACACGAGCTACAAGATCGAAGACGACGCCCAGCTGGCCATCGTCACGGACAAGGACGCCGACGGCGTCGACGTCATCCGCCACTCCACGGCGCACTTGCTGGCCTATGCCGTCAAGGAACTGTATCCGGAAGCGCAGGTTACGATCGGGCCGGTGATCGAGAACGGCTTCTACTACGACTTCGCCTACAAGCGTCCCTTCACGCCGGAAGACCTCGCGGCCATCGAGAAGAAGATGACGGAACTCTCCCGCAAGGACGAGAAGGTCACGCGCGAGGTGTGGAACCGCGATGAGGCAGTGGCGCTGTTCGAGTCGATGGGCGAGAAGTACAAGGCAGAGATCATCGCCTCGATCCCGGCGGACCAGGAAATCGGCCTGTACCGCGAAGGCAATTTCGTCGACCTGTGCCGCGGCCCGCACGTGCCGTCGACGGGCAAGCTCAAGGTCTTCAAGCTGATGAAGGTGGCCGGCGCCTACTGGCGCGGCGACTCCAGCAACGAGATGCTGCAGCGTGTCTACGGTACGGCCTGGGCCAGGAAGGAAGACCAGGAAGCCTACCTGCACATGCTGGAAGAGGCCGAGAAGCGCGACCACCGCAAGCTGGGCAAGACGCTCGACCTGTTCCACCTGCAGGAAGAGGCGCCCGGCATGGTGTTCTGGCACCCGAAGGGCTGGCAGGTGTGGCAGGCCGTCGAGCAATACATGCGCGGCCGCCTGGGCGACGCCGGCTATGACGAAGTGCGCACGCCGCAGGTGATGGACCGTTCGCTCTGGGAAAAGTCCGGCCACTGGCAGAACTACAAAGAGAACATGTTTGTCACGGAGTCGGAAAAACACGACTACGCGATCAAGCCGATGAACTGCCCGGGCCACGTGCAGATCTTCAATCACGGCCTGCGTTCGTACCGCGACCTGCCGCTGCGCCTGGCCGAGTTCGGCGCCTGCCATCGCAACGAGCCTTCGGGCGCGCTGCATGGCCTGATGCGCGTGCGCGGCTTTGTGCAGGACGATGCCCACATCTTCTGCACGGAAGAGCAGATCGTCGCGGAAGCGAAGGCCTTCAATGAACTGGCGTTCTCGGTCTACGACGACTTCGGCTTCAAGAACGTTTCGGTGAAGCTGTCGCTGCGCCCCGACCAGCGCGCCGGCTCGGACGAGGTCTGGGACCACGCCGAGGAAGGCCTGCGCCTGGCGCTGCGCGCCTGCGGCGTGGAATGGGAGGAGCTGCCGGGCGAGGGCGCATTCTATGGCCCGAAGGTCGAGTACCACATCAAGGACGCAATCGGCCGCTCGTGGCAATGCGGCACGTTGCAGCTCGACCTGGTGCTGCCGGAGCGCCTGGGTGCCGAGTACGTCTCCGAGGACAACTCGCGCAAGCGCCCGGTCATGCTGCATCGTGCGATCCTGGGCTCCTTCGAGCGCTTCCTGGGCATCCTGCTGGAAAACCATGCCGGCGCGCTGCCCGCCTGGCTGGCCCCGGACCAGGTCGTGGTCATGAATATTGCGGATTCGCAGGCAGAATACGCCGAAAACGTCGTGCAATTGCTGCAAAAACAAGGGTTTAGGGCCAAGGCCGATTTGCGCAACGAGAAAATTACGTATAAAATCCGCGAGCATTCCCTTCAGAAGGTTCCCTACCTGCTAGTGGTGGGCGACAAGGAGCGGGATGCCAATCAAGTGGCCGTGCGTGCCCGTGGCAACGTGGATCTGGGTGTGATGCCCGTCTCCGCGTTTGTTGAGCGTCTGCAACACGACGTCGCCAGCAAAGCCTGA
- a CDS encoding 3-hydroxybutyrate dehydrogenase: MLKGKTALVTGSTSGIGLGIAKALAAQGANIIVNGFGDADAAKNEIAQAGQGIQVGYHGADMSKASEIEDMMRYAQADFGGADILVNNAGIQHVAPIEDFPTERWDAIIAINLTSAFHTTRLALPGMRQKNWGRIINVASTHGLVASAQKSAYVAAKHGIVGFTKVTALETAQTGVTANAICPGWVLTPLVQKQVEARAQKEGIPVEQAKRELVLEKQPSGEFVTPDELGALAVFLSSDAARQVRGAIWNMDGGWVAQ, encoded by the coding sequence ATGCTCAAAGGCAAGACTGCTCTGGTGACTGGCTCGACCAGCGGCATCGGGCTCGGCATCGCAAAGGCACTGGCGGCCCAGGGCGCCAACATCATCGTCAATGGCTTTGGTGACGCGGACGCCGCAAAGAACGAGATCGCGCAGGCCGGCCAGGGCATCCAGGTCGGCTACCACGGCGCGGACATGAGCAAGGCGTCAGAGATCGAGGACATGATGCGCTATGCGCAGGCCGACTTCGGCGGCGCCGACATCCTGGTCAACAACGCCGGCATCCAGCACGTCGCCCCCATCGAGGACTTTCCCACCGAGCGCTGGGACGCCATCATCGCCATCAACCTGACCTCGGCCTTCCACACCACGCGCCTGGCGCTGCCCGGCATGCGCCAGAAGAACTGGGGCCGCATCATCAACGTGGCGTCGACGCACGGGCTGGTCGCGTCGGCACAGAAATCGGCCTACGTGGCTGCCAAGCACGGCATCGTTGGCTTCACCAAGGTGACCGCGCTGGAAACCGCGCAGACCGGCGTGACCGCCAACGCGATCTGCCCGGGCTGGGTGCTGACCCCGCTGGTGCAGAAGCAGGTCGAAGCCCGCGCGCAGAAGGAAGGCATCCCGGTCGAGCAGGCCAAGCGCGAGCTGGTGCTGGAGAAGCAGCCCTCGGGCGAGTTCGTGACGCCCGACGAGCTGGGCGCGCTGGCAGTGTTCCTGTCGTCCGACGCGGCACGCCAGGTTCGCGGCGCGATCTGGAACATGGATGGCGGCTGGGTGGCGCAGTAA
- a CDS encoding RidA family protein: protein MSNLELKRAHVGKRLSEYAVYNGVVYLAGQVPEVDPKADIRGQTREVLGHIDRLLAEAGSDKTRILSCQIFLANVDLIGEMNEVWDAWVPQGNTPPRATVEARLANPDYLIEVVVTAALN from the coding sequence ATGAGTAACCTTGAACTGAAGCGCGCCCACGTGGGCAAGCGTTTGTCCGAATATGCGGTCTACAACGGCGTGGTCTACCTGGCCGGGCAGGTGCCCGAGGTCGACCCTAAGGCCGATATCCGCGGCCAGACGCGCGAGGTGCTCGGCCATATCGACCGCCTGCTGGCCGAGGCCGGCAGCGACAAGACCCGCATCCTGTCGTGCCAGATCTTCCTCGCCAACGTCGACCTGATCGGCGAGATGAACGAGGTCTGGGACGCCTGGGTGCCGCAAGGCAACACGCCCCCGCGCGCCACGGTGGAAGCCCGCCTGGCCAATCCCGATTACCTGATCGAAGTGGTGGTGACCGCTGCGCTCAACTGA
- a CDS encoding RelA/SpoT family protein gives MVTSTDVAGRIAGIPDAELVGRALAYVREHGAGVALPTGETVQSHAEGMLRILDGLRVDDAARAAACLFGLAAFVPDTEAEIEPRFGEEVARLVNGVRQLLRIGAIAGNRPDVEAATPSKNEAQARHEQVEALRKMLLAFAQDIRVVLVRLASRLQTLRWLAETKHTPTAGVARETLDIYAPLANRLGIWQMKWELEDLAFRFEQPDTYKRIARLLDEKRIEREGYIAGAIARLQSELTAAGIRAEVSGRPKHIYSIWKKMRGKELDFADLYDVRAFRVIVDDIKDCYTVLGIVHHIWQPIPREFDDYISRPKANGYKSLHTVVIGDDGRAFEVQIRTHEMHHFAEYGVAAHWRYKEAGSKGYGGQFSASERYDEKIAWLRQLLAWKDDADHSVAHDEWEQIKHAAIDDHIYVLTPQARVVALPQGATPLDFAYYLHSDLGHRCRGARVDGTMVPLNTTLKNGQTVEIIAVKQGGPSRDWLNAELGYLASSRARAKVRAWFNALDSQETIAQGRALIDKTLQREGKTAVKLEDLAARLNFKTPDDLFAAVAKDEFSLRHVEHALRHPEGEIQAPLSEEDAVTKKSRATSVARGAKSGVLVVGVDSLMTQMSRCCKPAPPDDIVGFVTRGRGVSIHRRNCHTFQQLSARAPERVIQTEWGKKSHAAVYPVDIHVEAIDRQGLLRDISEVLSREKINVTGVKTLSSKGVARMQFTAEVSEATQLQRALSLIEEVQGVLQAKRK, from the coding sequence ATGGTGACGTCGACCGACGTGGCTGGCCGGATCGCAGGCATTCCGGATGCTGAACTGGTGGGCCGTGCGCTGGCGTACGTGCGCGAGCACGGCGCCGGCGTGGCGCTGCCTACGGGCGAGACGGTGCAGTCGCACGCTGAGGGGATGCTGCGCATCCTCGATGGCCTGCGCGTGGACGATGCCGCGCGCGCGGCCGCCTGCCTGTTCGGGCTGGCGGCATTCGTGCCCGACACCGAAGCCGAGATCGAGCCGCGCTTCGGCGAAGAAGTGGCGCGGCTGGTCAACGGTGTGCGGCAGCTGCTGCGCATCGGTGCCATCGCCGGCAATCGCCCCGATGTGGAAGCGGCCACGCCGTCGAAGAACGAGGCGCAGGCGCGCCACGAGCAGGTCGAGGCGCTGCGCAAAATGCTGCTCGCATTCGCGCAGGACATCCGCGTGGTGCTGGTGCGGCTGGCCTCGCGTCTGCAGACGCTGCGCTGGCTGGCCGAGACCAAGCACACGCCGACCGCCGGCGTGGCGCGCGAAACGCTCGACATCTACGCGCCGCTGGCCAACCGCCTCGGTATCTGGCAGATGAAGTGGGAGCTGGAAGACCTGGCGTTCCGCTTCGAGCAGCCCGACACCTACAAGCGCATCGCCAGGCTGCTGGACGAAAAGCGCATCGAGCGCGAAGGCTATATCGCCGGCGCCATCGCGCGGCTGCAGTCCGAGCTGACGGCCGCGGGCATCCGTGCCGAAGTGAGCGGCCGGCCCAAGCACATCTACAGCATCTGGAAGAAGATGCGCGGCAAGGAGCTGGATTTTGCCGACCTGTACGATGTGCGCGCCTTCCGCGTGATCGTCGACGATATCAAGGACTGCTATACGGTGCTGGGTATCGTCCACCATATCTGGCAGCCGATCCCGCGCGAGTTCGACGACTACATCTCGCGGCCCAAGGCCAACGGCTACAAGTCGCTGCACACGGTGGTGATCGGCGATGACGGCCGCGCCTTCGAGGTGCAGATCCGCACGCACGAGATGCACCACTTCGCCGAATACGGCGTCGCGGCCCACTGGCGCTACAAGGAAGCGGGCAGCAAGGGCTACGGTGGGCAGTTCTCCGCCAGCGAACGCTACGACGAGAAGATCGCCTGGCTGCGCCAGCTGCTGGCATGGAAGGACGATGCCGACCACAGCGTGGCGCATGACGAGTGGGAGCAGATCAAGCACGCGGCGATCGACGACCACATCTATGTGCTGACGCCGCAGGCGCGCGTGGTGGCGCTGCCGCAGGGCGCCACGCCGCTGGACTTTGCCTATTACCTGCACAGCGACCTCGGCCACCGCTGCCGCGGCGCGCGCGTGGACGGCACCATGGTGCCGCTGAATACCACGCTGAAGAACGGCCAGACCGTCGAGATCATCGCGGTCAAGCAGGGCGGGCCGTCGCGCGACTGGCTCAATGCGGAGCTTGGCTACCTGGCCAGCAGCCGTGCGCGCGCCAAGGTGCGGGCGTGGTTCAACGCGCTCGATTCGCAGGAGACCATCGCGCAGGGCCGCGCGCTGATCGACAAGACCCTGCAGCGCGAGGGCAAGACCGCGGTCAAGCTGGAAGATCTGGCCGCGCGGCTGAACTTCAAGACGCCCGACGACCTGTTCGCCGCGGTGGCCAAGGACGAGTTCAGCCTGCGCCATGTCGAGCATGCGCTGCGCCACCCGGAAGGCGAAATCCAGGCACCGCTCAGCGAGGAAGACGCCGTCACCAAGAAGAGCCGCGCCACCAGCGTGGCGCGCGGCGCCAAGAGCGGCGTGCTGGTGGTGGGCGTGGATTCGCTGATGACGCAGATGTCGCGCTGCTGCAAGCCGGCGCCGCCGGACGATATCGTCGGCTTTGTCACGCGCGGACGCGGGGTGTCGATCCATCGGCGCAACTGCCATACCTTCCAGCAGCTGTCGGCGCGCGCGCCGGAGCGGGTCATCCAGACCGAGTGGGGCAAGAAGAGCCATGCCGCGGTCTATCCGGTCGACATCCATGTCGAAGCCATCGACCGGCAAGGGCTGCTGCGCGATATCTCGGAAGTGCTGTCGCGCGAGAAGATCAACGTCACCGGCGTAAAGACGTTGTCGAGCAAGGGCGTGGCACGCATGCAGTTCACCGCGGAGGTATCGGAGGCCACGCAGTTGCAGCGCGCGCTGTCGCTGATCGAAGAGGTGCAGGGGGTATTGCAGGCAAAAAGAAAGTGA
- the rpmI gene encoding 50S ribosomal protein L35 — protein MPKMKTKKSASKRFTARPNGSFKRGQAFKRHILTKKTTKNKRQLRGTQDVHETNLKSVRAMMPYA, from the coding sequence ATGCCGAAGATGAAGACGAAGAAAAGCGCTTCCAAGCGCTTTACTGCCCGTCCGAACGGTTCGTTCAAGCGTGGCCAGGCCTTCAAGCGTCACATCCTGACCAAGAAGACCACCAAGAACAAGCGTCAACTGCGCGGTACTCAGGACGTCCATGAGACGAACCTGAAGTCGGTGCGCGCGATGATGCCTTACGCATAA
- a CDS encoding alpha/beta fold hydrolase, whose protein sequence is MSASPRLGFVQCISPAGLHRMAYHEWGDPANPRVLVCAHGLTRTGRDFDAVASALCGDYRVVCPDVVGRGRSEWLANPDSYIVPQYVSDMVTLIARLNVEQVDWFGTSMGGLIGMGLAGLPKSPVRKLLLNDVGPRIAPSAVERIGAYLGLPVRFKTFEEGLAYLQTISASFGRHTPEQWRELNAAILKPVQGGDGLEWGLHYDPQLAVPFRKSTPEAVAAGEASLWRSFEAIEASVLVVRGAQSDLLLRETVAEMVARGKHVSSVEVPEVGHAPTFVDPAQIAIARQFFVG, encoded by the coding sequence ATGTCTGCCAGTCCGCGCCTCGGTTTTGTCCAGTGCATCAGTCCGGCGGGCCTGCACCGCATGGCCTACCACGAATGGGGGGATCCCGCGAATCCGCGCGTGCTGGTATGCGCGCACGGGCTGACGCGCACCGGCCGCGACTTCGATGCCGTCGCCAGCGCGCTGTGCGGCGACTATCGCGTGGTATGCCCCGACGTGGTCGGGCGCGGCCGCTCGGAATGGCTGGCCAATCCGGACAGCTACATCGTGCCGCAGTACGTGTCCGACATGGTCACGCTGATCGCCCGGCTCAATGTCGAGCAGGTGGACTGGTTCGGCACCTCGATGGGCGGGCTGATCGGCATGGGACTGGCGGGGCTGCCCAAGTCGCCGGTGCGCAAGCTGCTGCTGAACGACGTCGGCCCCAGGATCGCGCCGTCGGCGGTCGAGCGCATCGGTGCCTACCTGGGCCTGCCGGTACGCTTCAAGACCTTTGAGGAAGGGCTGGCATACCTGCAGACCATCAGCGCGTCGTTCGGCCGCCACACGCCGGAGCAGTGGCGCGAGCTGAACGCCGCCATCCTGAAGCCGGTGCAGGGCGGCGACGGCCTGGAATGGGGCTTGCATTACGACCCGCAACTGGCCGTGCCCTTCCGCAAGTCCACGCCGGAAGCGGTGGCGGCGGGCGAGGCCTCGCTGTGGCGCAGCTTCGAGGCCATCGAAGCCTCGGTGCTGGTGGTGCGCGGCGCGCAGTCCGACCTGCTGCTGCGCGAGACCGTCGCCGAGATGGTGGCACGCGGCAAGCATGTGAGCTCGGTGGAAGTCCCTGAAGTGGGGCATGCACCAACCTTTGTCGATCCGGCGCAGATCGCGATCGCCCGGCAGTTTTTTGTCGGGTGA